DNA from Daucus carota subsp. sativus chromosome 1, DH1 v3.0, whole genome shotgun sequence:
CGACAATACTTCTTCCGTCATTCGCCGCCGCGTAAACCGGATCAACCGGGTACCCCGAAACCATCACCCCCGGATCAGCCTCAGCCCACTCATCAAACTCCAAGAGCTCCGAAAACTCAAAACTCCCATAATTATCACTCCGCGACGACTCAAAAGACCGAAAACCCGTATCGTCCATGCTTATCACCGAAACGAGGTCCCTCAAGATGTACTTGTAATTCCATATTTACCTAGTTACGTATCCTTCGTGTCACCTTCCTAGGAGTCATGGAGTGAAGAAGCTTCATAGGTTGATGCATAATCCTGGCTGCTAGCTCGGGCCAAGaaaatactccatccgtcccctttacatgtccattttgcttttcgaggagtcaaattaatcaatttttgactaaacatttcaaattatctacttattatttttaaaatctgaaagttgcaagttgcatattaaagtagattaaatatactttctaatggtataatttttattatttttctcaattatctaatacatgtaaagttcagttaaaatatagtcaatttgactgatcaaaagtcaaaatgaacattaaaaagggacggagggagtataaaatatcAAGTCATGTCATGATGCTGAAATAAGAAGGCACAAGAGAGTGGGATATGATGAGCTAAGAAGACTTGTGCGTAGACTTGTGTGTGTCATTTCTTTTGGCTTGTGTGCTCGTGGCTAGACGATATCAAAACTCGTAAACCCCCTTCACAACGGAAAGGAACTGAATTGAGAGTGGGACCGGATGTGGAGATGATTGTTGCGGAGTTATGGTTTAGATTCTTGCACGCTTAAGTTTAAAGTGAGTGCACGAGGTTGGTTTGCCATTTATCTTTACTTAAAGCGGGATTCTAgattttataaacaaaatatatcaaTTCTTCCGTTcccataatttattttcatttaattttatattcctACTAAATTTTCCACGACTTGTTTTATAAACTAAATATTAATCAGTTCAATGTTCATCTTTGCTTTTCGGTTTGTCGCTCATGGGCACATATTAAGCACTCAAATTCATGaatttggagggttttgattaatgtggttgttgtaaatgcagagggtccatcattattagaGAGCGTAAGCCAATTAAAAGTCTCCAAATTTATGTATTTGATtgtttagcatgtgcccatggacacacactagaaaaaccattcttattttttacttttattttacatattttcttaATCTCGAATCAACCCAAATTACGAGGaatgttttctttttttgagGAGGAATATTTAACTACGACGAAGGTAAAAGGTAACTCGTTATCCTACATATCAGGAGGAatgattatcattttttttttccggtCCCAAAAAGAGCCTCcacattaaattaatatgataaaatcatgttaatttttttttgatttttttggaattagaacataaaattttgatttcattatatttgaataaaaagttGATTTTAACGGGGTCCAATAAAAATGATAAGAAaggaatcatatttttttttaacttagaGTGGATCACGGTAACTACAAATTTTTAACACAAAATGAATCATGAAAGATATAAAATTGAATTTCCGTGTACCGAAAATCGTATCATGATAAAAGACCAGTATATTATCTAATAGAGCTTGAGGTTTCATAATCTAAATCAATTTTTGTGACTCcgattcaaatatatataatcacatACTCTCTccatactctctccgtctcaatttataggtccagtttgaaaaaaaaaattgtcccaaaatacttgtccctctcttctttcaatacaaatttatctacatattaattgtaatttttttgaaactcaacattattttcatttctcaatgcactaaatccctatatttattgtgatttttttgaaactcaaccatattctcacttatcaatgcactaattaatgatacatgagataagattctatctaatcaacttttttcttaatatgtgtttattccaaaatggacctataaattgagacagaTGAGTATTTCTCAAACTACCACAAACACTTGAAAAGTCTTTcctaaaatatatacacatctaTTCTCATTGATCCTTCAACTGTTCAACATTCTGGTCACGTCGATACCCCCGAGGCCCCGACTTGTCTGTTCATACCGATACAATTTTTGTAAAGGACTCGTGTTTCACGGGCCATTTATCCAACTAGAGACCTCTCAACACTTCGAGACTAATGTCAACATGCTAGCAAGTATTGTAATGTGAATATCCACGTATATGTTTCATGTCAATGCGAGGAAATTCCTCGAATTACGTAAGGTTACACAAAGTAGTTACTTATGGTTGAGTAAgcattttaatagaaaacaaagTGGAGATAGTGATGAGGAAATTACAAGGAACTTTGATCTGTGGAACATACACGAAGACTTGTCAAGTATCTAGAGCGTCTTAGTTATTTTGGATTTCTCCTTTTCGCTCTGCCGTTAAATTAATTAGAAAGATCGACATGATGTGTTTGACTTGGACTGCTTATTACTTTATCAGCGGAGGTGTAAGTTAGCCAAAAAGGCCAATAAGTTATGGAGGGCGGTAAAATAAAAGTAGACCTAATAATTTTAAACGATTTTAtgtgaaatttgaatttgagtCGGAGTTTTTTGGAATTTGAGGTGATTTCAGATGGATTTAAAAGGTGTTTATCCATTTTAAATAATGAATTCAAATGATAGAAAATGAGTTGTCTTAGAACTTATCATATTAGATGgtgtcatgaatttcaaataaaatctaatttcATATTTTCTGACAAATATTAGTTCAAATTtacaatttcaaataaaattcgaATTTCTAAACGAACACTACTAGAATTCTCGAGTACTGCAACAGAATTTTGCAACGGAATTACTTCCGTCGTGAACCACTGACGGAATAACAACAGCTTGTGGGAGGAATCTTGACAACGAAACTCatcaaactaattttaaaaataaatcatttttagaTAAAATCCGGATAATCTAAAACTGATTCGAAATCACTCAAGTCCCGTGTCGCTTTTGGTGGCGAAATCAATTGCGAGTTATAGTTAATTAGAGTGTAAAGGATTTGGCATCATTTCATTTCTACCTAAATTAGGCAAGGCACCAGTTAAGAAATGTATGCAGCATGCCCAGCCAATCATATTGTGCcaacaaaaagaaatatatttgaCTTCGTTGGTGGCATATAATCCACTTGAGTTGAGGGGCACAAAGACATAAAATGACTTTTTTTCTTCGATAATAAAATAATGCGTCTGATTTATCTGAAGTATCGAGAGCAACTTCTGCATACTagtaatattatattctaaattaaattaagttcGTCAAAAAAGAATACTCTTAATTAAGTAACCTAACATCTTAACAGAGTATTTTAAtcatttctaaaatttaaatatctatTCACTCATAGTTTCTAGAAATGAAATgttgtttttaatattattttctgaataaaatattcacaaCCTTTTTcacatttattataataattaggtgaaaaacaaaataaagatgCCAGGTTATATGACGGTCACCAAGAGAAGCGTCCATTTGATTTACCATGACCTTCTTCATCTCATCAAATTCATCCTTCATGAATTTCTGAACTTCTTAGGCGTTACTATCAAGAGTCCGCGTCCTAATGatcttaaaataaaatgcacAGTCACATACTCACATAGTCTCTAAGAATTTCTGGGCTAAGAATTTCTGATAGAGCAGAAACAGTATGGATAAATGATCTGCAACAGTAGCATCCCTACCACAtatgttaataataataaattaaatcaagaaTAAAAGAACGACAAAGGCAAGTACGCTCTGGACCCCAACACAGAAATAAACACACCTTGGATGATCCAAGTACTTTATCCTTGTGGTGATAATACCTTggatcagtgttgtaaaaagcgagaatcagacttaatcggtgaagttatggaataaggattaatcggagattaattgaattgatcaggTTTTAATCGGATTGATCGATGATTAATCAGAGATTTAATCAATTGGGCGAGCTATggaacatggattaatcggtgattaatcgtgattaatcaccgacttttacaACAGAGCCTTGGATGGTCAAGTACTTTATAATATCTGCCGAACTAACTGCCGGTTTTTAATTAGGAATCTCCATAACAGGAACATAATTACCattaacaaacaacttttaGCATTTATAACTCAGATTCTGACTGGGTGGTGCTTTGTAGCTGTAATTTGTACAAAAAATTACATTACACCAAAAGACTTTTCTGTGTAACTGAGAGCTGATTTTGGACGGATggcaaaatcaaaagaaaagaaaaagaaatcatCTAGTAAAATGAAACAGTGTGCTAAATTAACagtgcacaataaataaaaatcaaatacatCACAAAGCTTGGAATCAAACACTACTAATTACAAAGCTCTTAAACCTATCTTTAGCACATATACGAGTTTCCTGAAATATACAAAGCATACGGAACAGAACAGGAGAAGAAATAAAGAAGAGATGATACAAACAGTAAGGGTGAGACCCGACGAGTGAGATAATACAGCAGAAGTCCCTGCAATGAAGGCTAGCATCATGGCTGCAACCGAAACAATATTGAACGCTATAGCGACGATAAGCAAGGATTCTACCACTGATATCCTCTGGTACAGTGATGTCAAGAAGTAGAGAAACAGCGAAGAAAGTGAAAATAGGAGAGCCATTGCATCTGTTACCATAAATGTCTTAAAGGCCGTCTTGTGTATAAGCAGGGGAGACCCTTGGTTTGGACCTTGATTGCCGTCGAAACCACCTGGCATGGCAAACCCTGCTGTCAAGGCAATTGTTGTTATGAGGGCAGCCACTATCATATGGGTGTTCACCATTTCTTTGTTGAATTTTTCACTTCCCACGTCACCACTTTCATCTTCACCTCCCATTGCTTTATCTTTAATCCACTCTGTCAAAAGGTATCTGTTGTAGGTTTTATCAAGTGTTGCTCCAATAAGTGCCTGGACGATTGTCAAGTAATGTTGAGTAAGtatacaaattaattttatttagtaaTAGTTCTAGTTGAGCGTATTCTTTCCCGTTTTTCTTGATATTTTATTCTCCATGTAGATATATGATTATCAACATGgagaataaaaaataacaatatgtATCGTGTAAATAACAATGTGTTTTTAAacacaacaaaaatatatattaataactaatTTTGAAATGATATGAAACGTACCATTGTGAATGTTGaatatttctaactaaaaaaactcaaatttATATGAATCATGCAAATACTAATATGTTTTTGAGcccaacaaaaatataaattagtaacTAATTTAGGTACGAGATAAACTAGCTggcaaaattaaataattttaagtccATGATAAGGAATTTGAGCTCCAAAAtcaaaaataacaattaattaAGGACAGTGTAAATATCAGTGGTGTAAAAAGAGGAAATTAGACTTAATCGATGAAGTCACGAAACAAGAACTAATTGGGGATTAATCTGATGATCAGTGAAATAATctgatatttaatcagttcagtGAATTACGGAGAAGGGattaatcgatgattaatcaccaacatttagaaaaaattaagaTAATTAGATAGTAGTATAAAGCTAGCCCTTGAGTCACATAGTAAAGTGCACTTACCTCCTCATCGATCAGGGttccatttttttttccttgcAGCACATCTGCGGGAGTCCAATTCGTGTTATCGACTGCATCCCAGTCAGCTTTCCAAATCCAGTCGTGTCTACCATCAAGCTCCGGAACATAACATTCAAATTTTGCAATTAGGTGAAGAGGGGTGTTCCCTTCTTTATCTTTTTGATTAAGAAAATCAATCCTCAAACGACTAACTTCTTCACTTGAGAAGAAGAATTTAAGCACGGACTTCTGGCGTTGCTTCACGGCAATATGCAAAAAATTCTGACCATTCTCGTCTACAGTCTCCAAAATATCCGGCACTGTAAATACAAGTGCATTTATCACACTTACACTTCCTTTGTATGCTGCTATGTGAAGAGCTGTTCTCTTATGTTTATCCGTTAAATACGCCACAGATTGATCTGCCTTCAATAAGTATATAACGGATACAAAATTATTGTTGTTTGCCCCGTAATGCAATGCCGTCCATCCGTTATTGTCCGCCGACTTTATAAGATCTTTGTTCTTTTCCCCTAAAAGTATCGAGCATTCTGACATAAcatgatgaagaaatatataactATTAACGAAAaaatggagaagaagaagaagttgagGGCATGCATGATGTTCCAGGTGAAACTGAATGTAAATATTATGAGATACCGATTGAGCACTAATAAGAAATCGGaaattaatcggagtgaaaatcggttatattttaatattaaaatattatttaaattttgtaattattatattagttatttaattaataataaatatatttactgtatcataaattctataattgtttatatttaaaacaatattagtattttaattttaataatatattacatatacttcgattaagaaaaatgtataaagatTTAATCTGATTTCAAAATTGAGTCGGTCGGCCATTTGTAAGGGATTAATCTGTCAATTCGGAGATTTTGAAAAAACTGGATATCGatagaaatttaaataatattagctatttaataataaatatatttactatataaataaatgatcgAAACGGATATTTGgcataataatattcaaattgtCCGTCTTTTAATGTAAGCATGCCTATGTTAACAAATTTAATACTGCCTCaccccatcaattgtatactccctctatttttctTTAGAGATCACACCTATATTCATCAGGTGCTGTGACcgcataatataaaataatatttctgaatttttcattttcttaactaaaatatataactaaaattttgattcataaaaagtttaaaaaataaaaacttttgtAATGCATATAAATGACTAAAAAGTTCAAAACACAATTTGTATACAAATAAACGGGACATAAGATAGCAGATTGTGCAGGACATACCATATCCCTCAGCATTCATCAAGCTAGCATGTAAAGCCGTTCTTCCATCTGGCCCTTCGTAGGTTAGCGATTCACAATTATTAAGAATTACTTTGATCACATCCGTTAAACACCTAAACGCCGCCAAGTAGAGTGGAGTTTCATTATGCTTATTCTGAGGATACGAGTAACTCGGATCTTCTTTTACCAACAGTTCAACCACATCCTTGTGATTGTATCGAACTGCCGCGTGCAAGGCCGTCTCCAGTTCCAAGTGATTAGCTGCTCTAATCAGATTTTGAAGGAGGGTAGGTGATGTGTTTTGAACCCAGGACTTGACGGTACTAATGAGTGCTGTAACCGCATCATAGTGTCCATTTCTTGCGGCTAGGTGAAGAGCAGTATCGCCTCTTGAGTTGACCTGCAAGACTAGTGATTCATCGGCTCTGCTCAGAATCTCGTTCAGACATGCTAGGCTCCCTGTTTGGCATGCAAGGTGAAGCACCGTGTTATTTGCAGGTGTCAGTTGATCACGGACTGTAATCCAGTCGTGCTCCTTGAAGGCAACAAGGTTATTATCGCAGACAGCTCGGTACAACTCAGGATGCATATGATTCATTGTGTAGAGATGATTGTTTATATGATCACCTAACCTTAAACTAGTACTCATATTTATAGACACTGGGGCGCTCTTCTGGTACAAATATGTGCAAGTTGCGAATTTAATACGTAATATATTATGGTGGTGTTTGTTTACCACTTAAAAGCCCGACTTCTAgagttataagttagaagcgtttatttgtaccgtttgtataaaaagtcaagaagtactcATAAAAAGTTAATCACGAATGCTGACTTTGTTTCGGGGGCTTcaactttttttccaaacactttaatcactccTTAGGGTCGGTTTGGCGTTTGGGTGAGCTAAGACctataagtgataaaagtgtttgggaaataaataGAAAccgtgagacaaaagctagttatcgtagctttttataagtacttcttgacttcttatACAAACGGTgcaaataagtgtttctaatttataattCCAGAAACCGGGATTATAAGCCCGTGACAAACACCCtactctatttttttattttaagcaggaaacacttattttataaGCTCAcgactcacccaaacggccctatATATGACAATTCTCGGTgcttttcagtttttaaaaagtcaaactgatttatttttaaataattattaaaacaatgatatatttattattttagaaaataagtaatatattgATACTCTTGGCCGGTATCTTTCAGTTTTTAAAAGGTTATATTgatcaatttttaaataattattaaaaaattatatatttattatttaagaaacAGAAGTTACATTTAAAATATGTTAGATGTActaattgataattttttttattttacttttacaattatataatgtatataaataataaagggAATAAATAATGGGTCATGTATTTTAGAACAAAGGGAATAAATAATTTCTACCTAACAATAATCAGTCGCCACTTTGctctctaaaaaatatatatgctcCACTGGGGTTAATTATTCTGATACTCATGTGAACATGGAGCATCTTATTCATATACTAACGTTAATCAGCAGTGAATTGAATTGATTATCTTAAACGTCACCTAGATGTATATATCGAAGACGTaggtaatattaaaatttcaacataTCAATTATTGTCGTAAAAAAGTACGTTTGAACAGGTCTCCGGCAATAGTTAATTTTCTGGGGTAcaccaaaaaatatataatagttaATCTCCATCctcttttacatatttttttgggagaaaaaaacatgtcaaaaaatatatttgtttctcttttcaaagtatcttttatatgtatttacacaaaatacttttaaaaaattttcaaTCGTGatctaaaaatttaaacttaGATATTCACAACCCCCTCCAACTATGAACTGaaaaatgattcaaaattggataaataatGATAcctgttataaaataatatattaagtgattgtcaaaagcttagtcaagaagactcgcaaatcttatcaagtaagtttggtgaaacttactaaggaagactcgCAAAGCTTATCAAGGAAGTCCGACGAAACTTACTAAAGAAGACTCGCATAGCTTATCGAGGAAGACTTACGATACTTACTCGAGAAGAATCGTAATACTTAACCTAGAAGTATTGCAAATCTTAGTTAGGAAGATTCATCaaccaacctctataaatagctggttcagttgaaatgaattcaattctgaaatattctgaaatacaactactttctctctccatctcCTATTCTCTTTATACTTTCTAGAATAGTttccttttcttatttttgtatagtttaatagtatatattacaagatttacaacacgttatcagcacgagaCTCTGCCGAACTGAGATATGCCAAAGAAGGACTCTGCCAAACTGAGATAAGTCAAACAGGTACATCATAAACAGGTACAATCTAACCAACTCTAAATACTGCGACTTTCACAGAAATAAGGTACGATCTATCTCTACTCATTTTACGATTATTACTATCGTTATAGCTTATGACTTTACTATTGCTTGATTTGTTAATGGCGACAATGCCGTTAAAACTTTTTAGTTATATCATACTGTATAGATATTAAATTGTTTTTGTATTAACttgaaatattgataggtcatgttttaaatatttattttacattcagAATGACGAACCTTGTAAAATTAGAATTTGTTTCCTTGGATGTTTCTGGGAATAATTATCTATCTTGGTTCCTTGATGTGATATTACACCTTAGTGCTAACAGCCTAGGACACTATTGATTTAGAAAATAATCCCCATTGTTTAACAAAATGTCAAACCAATTATCTTTCTAAGACATCACATCCATGAAGACCTAAAATCTGAATATCTCATTATCAGAAATCCCCTTACCCTTTGGAATAATCTCAAGGATAGATTTGATCACCAGAAACCTATTCACTTACCATCTGCCCGTTTTGACTGGTTGATTTAAGGTTACAAGATTTCAAATATGTAGCTGAATAtaattctgttttttttttcaagataagctcaaattaattttgtatggTGAAAATATTATTGATGCTGAAATAATTGAAAAGACCCTATCAACTTTTCACCCAAATACTATGATTTTGGCACAACGATATAAAGAGCGGagtttccaaaaatatggtGCGATGGTATATCTCCTTCTTGTGGTTGAAAAGAATAATGAGTTGCTATTGAAAAACCATCAGATTCGTCCCATAGGCTCTGCCCAGGTACCTGAAGTACATAACACGTCATTCCTGAAGAATGAACGTGGGAAAGGGCATAGAGGAGGACGAGGTTATGGACGAAACTGTGGACGTTGAAATTTCCATAGTCGGTTTCGAAATCAATATCATTCTGGCCACCTGAAGGGGCAACGTGATGGTTAAAACTCAGGCCACTAGAAATGACAACGTGAAGTGCCAAAAGAAAGGCATCCAAGAAGGAGAGAACCGAGGCATACGTCATTGGTGCGGATCTGAGGGACATTGGCAATGTACCTATCGCACACCTAAACATCTTGTTGATCTGTATGGGTTATCCAAAAGAATAATGGAAAGAGAGTAGAAACAAACTTTTCTAATTATAATCTAGTTGATGAACCAATCAATAAGGTCTCAAATGAAATAGATATTGGTGCTAACCTTTATTATGGTTGAGAGGACTAGACTTCATACGTATTGTCTTGCTTTACTTATTACCTTTATGTTTTACTTATTTTCTTTATCTGCTTGTTTCATGTTGTTGTTTGGTATACTCGGTGTGTTTTTAAAAGatgtttttcatttatatatgtatagagaTGGAAGATATATGCATTATTGATTGCACAACCACACACTATGTTAAAAACTTAGAAATACTTTCACAGTTGACTAATAAAACCAACTTACATGTCTGGACGGTATTGGGTACATCATACATAATAGAGGTTTCTGAGAAGCTAGTTTTATTCTGCCAAATAAGACGCACATAAGATGCTCTATACTCTAGAAAGGCAACTAGAAACCTACTAAGGTTTAAAGATACTCGTTTGTAATGGTTTCACGTTGAAACTACTGATgagaatgaaaaagaatatCTTCTCATCACCTCAAACACCGTTGACAATAAAAAGGTCTTTGAAAAATTTCACTCAATTTCTTCAGGATTATATGTTACAAGAATAAGAGCTATTGAATCTCATAGTGTCAACATTCCCAAAGTCACAAACCTAAAACTACTTTTCCCTTGGCATGAAAGGCTTGATCATCTAGGAATATCTATGATGCGTCATATTATTAAAGAATCTAGAGGACATCCTTTTATAACTCAAAAGGTAATGCCCAAGGTGAACTTCCTTGTTCAGTATGTTCCTTAAAAAGTTTTGATTGTCTGATCATTCCTAGTTAAGCTTCAAACTGAATCCCCGAAATTCTTAGAAAGAATTCAAGGTGACATTTGTGGTCCTATTCATCCATCTTCTGGCACATTTAGGTACTTTATTGAAGCGTCAACTCGATGGTCCCTTATATGCCTTTACCAAATTACTTGCCTTAATAATCAATAGAGTAAAGAGCTATGTGAGCTACAATTATTTAGTATCTTGTCAAATAGTAGTTCACAAATAAAATCGAATCATATGATTGTCATAGACAATCTTTTGGTTAACTGGTCATTAAAAAGATTTTAGAGATACTAGTGGGGGACTTTTGATA
Protein-coding regions in this window:
- the LOC108196845 gene encoding ankyrin repeat-containing protein At5g02620-like, which gives rise to MNHMHPELYRAVCDNNLVAFKEHDWITVRDQLTPANNTVLHLACQTGSLACLNEILSRADESLVLQVNSRGDTALHLAARNGHYDAVTALISTVKSWVQNTSPTLLQNLIRAANHLELETALHAAVRYNHKDVVELLVKEDPSYSYPQNKHNETPLYLAAFRCLTDVIKVILNNCESLTYEGPDGRTALHASLMNAEGYECSILLGEKNKDLIKSADNNGWTALHYGANNNNFVSVIYLLKADQSVAYLTDKHKRTALHIAAYKGSVSVINALVFTVPDILETVDENGQNFLHIAVKQRQKSVLKFFFSSEEVSRLRIDFLNQKDKEGNTPLHLIAKFECYVPELDGRHDWIWKADWDAVDNTNWTPADVLQGKKNGTLIDEEALIGATLDKTYNRYLLTEWIKDKAMGGEDESGDVGSEKFNKEMVNTHMIVAALITTIALTAGFAMPGGFDGNQGPNQGSPLLIHKTAFKTFMVTDAMALLFSLSSLFLYFLTSLYQRISVVESLLIVAIAFNIVSVAAMMLAFIAGTSAVLSHSSGLTLTVCIISSLFLLLFCSVCFVYFRKLVYVLKIGLRAL